GACCGTCACGTTCGACATTGGCGTCGACTTGAACACCGCGCTGGTGATGGTGCAAAACCGCGTCACCCTGGCCATGCCGCAGTTGCCTACGCAAGTGCAGAACCAGGGCATTACGATTCGCAAACGGACGCCCGACATTCTGATGATTGTAAATTTCATCTCTCCGGACCAGCGTTACAACGACATTTATTTGAGCAATTACGCCACGATTAACATCCGAGATGAGCTGCTGCGCGTGCCGGGAGTTTCGGACATCACCTATCAAGGCGAGCGAGATTATAGCATTCGCATTTGGCTCGACCCGCAAGAACTCGCGGCGCGCGACATGACGGCCCTGGATGTGGCCACGGCCATTCGCAATCAAAATCTTGATGCCCCGGCCGGGCAAGTCGGCCAGCAGCCCGCGCCGCAGGGTCAAGTGTTTCAACTGCCGATTGATACGTTGGGGCGGCTGACCGAGCCGGAAGAATTTGCCAACATTATTGTGAAGGTGAGCCAAACGACTTCGCCGGCACAAGCGACTGGCTCGCCTCGTTCGGTGGTTGGAAATATCGGCGTGCCAGCGGCCCCGGCCGCCGCAACTAGCGCTTCTCGAACATCGTCCAGCACTGCCACGACGGGAACCGCCGGCGGCAGCACCCTGGCAGCCAGTTCGATTACCCGCGGCGGCGGAGCCAGCAGCACGGCCACGGTGGCGCCGGCTTCGTCGATGGCCTCGACAACTTCCACCACGACATCTGCCGGCAGCACAACTTCCACGCTGGGCGTTTCCACTACCGGAGGCGGAACTGCAGCCGGCGGCGGCACAACCACAGGCGGCAGCGCCACCGGAGGGGGCGGCTCAACCGGCGGCAGCGCCAACGGCGCGGCGCCCTCTTCCACGGCAAGCACCTCTACCGCCACCGACAACACCAACACCACCGGGGCGATCGAAGATATTTCGATCAACAGCGCGGCCGGCGCAGGCTCTCCCGGCGCGGGTTCGACCATCGGCCCTGGACAGCCCTCGCTGGCCATTGTCCGAGTGCGTGATGTGGGGCGCGTGGAGCTGGGAGCGCAGAACTACAATCAATCGTGTCTGTTCGACGGCCAGCCATCGATGGGCCTGGCTGTGTATCAACTCCCCGGCACCAATGCGCTGGATGTTGCGGATCGCGTGCGCGCAAAAATGGAAGAGTTGAAAAAGCGGTTCCCCGATGGAATCGATTATTCCATTGCTTACGACACCACGCTGTATATCAGCGAGTCGGTTTCCGACGTGGTTCGCACGCTGTTTCTGGCCGTGCTGTTAGTGGCGGTCGTGGTGCTCATCTTTTTGCAGAATTGGCGGTCGGTCGTCATTCCGCTCATCGCCGTGCCGGTGGCCATTATCAGCACGTTTGCTGTGATGAAAGCGTTGGATTTCAGCTTGAATAATATTTCGTTGTTTGGCTTGGTGTTGGCGATTGGCATTGTGGTGGATGATGCCATCGTGGTGGTAGAAAATGTCGAGCGTTGGATGGCGCGCGGCTTGGATCCGCGCGAAGCCACTCGCCGAGCAATGGATGAGGTTACGGGCCCCATCATTGCCGTGGCGCTGGTGTTGTGCGCGGTGTTTGTGCCGTGCGCTTTTGTCGGCGGCATTACGGGACAATTCTTCCGGCAGTTCGCCGTGACCATTTCCGTTTCCACAGTGTTTTCCGCCATTAGTTCGTTAACGCTCAGCCCGGCACTGGCCGCTATTTTATTGAAGCCGCATGGCGCCCGCCGCGATCCCGTCACTTGGCTGTTCGATGTGCTTTTGGGATGGTTCTTCCGGCTATTCAACACGCTGTTCGGCATCAGCACGTCGGCGTATTCCTGGGCGGTCGAGCGGATGATGCGCTTCAACGTGGCGGTGCTGGTCGTTTATGGATTGTTGATTGTCATCACCTACGTGGTGTTCCGTAGCGCACCCGTGGGCTTTGTGCCCCAGCAAGATCAAGGCCGTTTGATTTGCAGCATTCAATTGCCCGATTCCGCTTCTTTGCAGCGCACGAATGCGGCGCTAAAACAGGTGGCTGATATCGCCCGACAAACGCCGGGCGTGGCCCATACGGTGGGCATTTCCGGCTTGTCGTTTGTGATGCAGGCCACCAGCCCCAATTACGCTTCGATGTTTATCGTGCTCAAGCCATTCGCCCAGCGGAGAAATTTGCCCGATACCGCGATTATGGCCAACCTGCGCCACCAATGGACCAAGCAAGTGCAAGATGCGCAAGTGACCGTGTACGGCGCCTCGCCGGTGCCGGGGCTCGGCGTGGCGGGCGGTTTTAAAGTCATGATTGAGGACCGCGGCGATTTAGGACTTCCCATCTTGCAACAGCAAACGGACAATGTGGTGCGCAAGCTGCAGCAGCAAGTACCGGGATTGGTGGGAGTAACCACGCAATTTCGCTCCAAGGTGCCGCAGTTGCTGTTGACGATCGATCGGATTAAAACCGCCTCCTTGGGAGTCTCTCTGAACGACGTGAATCAAACCCTGGAAATTTTGCTGGGCTCGCTGTATGTCAATAGCTTCAACGAGTTCGGCCGGCATTGGCAGGTGACTGTGCAAGCCGCAGGAGAATTCCGCAACCGCACGGACGACGTCAATTTATTTCAAGTGCGAAATAATCGCGGACAAATGGTGCCGCTGGGAACGCTGGTGCAGCTCAAGGAAATCAACGGCCCTATTAGCGTAACCCGATACAACTTGTACCAATCGGCCGCCATCACCGGAAACTTGCAGCCCGGCTATAGTTCTGGCGCGGCCATTCAACAGGTCGATGAAATTGCCGCGGCCGAACTGCCCCTGAGCATGAAGGCCGATTGGACCGAGCTGATGTTCATGCAAAAACGGGCAGGCAACACCTCGATGTATGTGTTCGCGTTGGCCGTGGTCAGCGTGTTTTTGGCCCTGGCGGCGTTATACGAAAGCTGGTCGCTGCCGCTGGCGGTGATATTGGTGGTGCCATTGTGCTTGTTGTGCTCGGTGGTGGGCATTTTATGGACGCACCGCGACGTGAACATTTTCGTGCAAATTGGCTTGGTGGTGCTGGTGGGGCTGGCGTGCAAAAACGCGATCCTCATTGTCGAGTTCGCTCGGCAATTACACGAAGAGGAAGGGCGTTCGCGGTTTGACGCCACGGAAGAGGCTTCGCGGTTGCGGCTGCGGCCTATTCTGATGACCTCGTTCGCCTTCATTTTCGGCGT
The sequence above is drawn from the Pirellulales bacterium genome and encodes:
- a CDS encoding efflux RND transporter permease subunit — translated: MISRFFIDRPIFASVVSIVMTLIGGIALFYLPIAQYPRITPPGVSISINYPGASAKVVADTVASPIEQQVNGVPGMLYMSSQMGNDGSYSLTVTFDIGVDLNTALVMVQNRVTLAMPQLPTQVQNQGITIRKRTPDILMIVNFISPDQRYNDIYLSNYATINIRDELLRVPGVSDITYQGERDYSIRIWLDPQELAARDMTALDVATAIRNQNLDAPAGQVGQQPAPQGQVFQLPIDTLGRLTEPEEFANIIVKVSQTTSPAQATGSPRSVVGNIGVPAAPAAATSASRTSSSTATTGTAGGSTLAASSITRGGGASSTATVAPASSMASTTSTTTSAGSTTSTLGVSTTGGGTAAGGGTTTGGSATGGGGSTGGSANGAAPSSTASTSTATDNTNTTGAIEDISINSAAGAGSPGAGSTIGPGQPSLAIVRVRDVGRVELGAQNYNQSCLFDGQPSMGLAVYQLPGTNALDVADRVRAKMEELKKRFPDGIDYSIAYDTTLYISESVSDVVRTLFLAVLLVAVVVLIFLQNWRSVVIPLIAVPVAIISTFAVMKALDFSLNNISLFGLVLAIGIVVDDAIVVVENVERWMARGLDPREATRRAMDEVTGPIIAVALVLCAVFVPCAFVGGITGQFFRQFAVTISVSTVFSAISSLTLSPALAAILLKPHGARRDPVTWLFDVLLGWFFRLFNTLFGISTSAYSWAVERMMRFNVAVLVVYGLLIVITYVVFRSAPVGFVPQQDQGRLICSIQLPDSASLQRTNAALKQVADIARQTPGVAHTVGISGLSFVMQATSPNYASMFIVLKPFAQRRNLPDTAIMANLRHQWTKQVQDAQVTVYGASPVPGLGVAGGFKVMIEDRGDLGLPILQQQTDNVVRKLQQQVPGLVGVTTQFRSKVPQLLLTIDRIKTASLGVSLNDVNQTLEILLGSLYVNSFNEFGRHWQVTVQAAGEFRNRTDDVNLFQVRNNRGQMVPLGTLVQLKEINGPISVTRYNLYQSAAITGNLQPGYSSGAAIQQVDEIAAAELPLSMKADWTELMFMQKRAGNTSMYVFALAVVSVFLALAALYESWSLPLAVILVVPLCLLCSVVGILWTHRDVNIFVQIGLVVLVGLACKNAILIVEFARQLHEEEGRSRFDATEEASRLRLRPILMTSFAFIFGVIPLVVASGAGAEMRRSLGMAVFSGMLGVTLFGVFLTPVFFYVIQGLGESQLLTAERSRWIGSTAAGGVLGLTIGFLSSQLAHFAVEPACFVGATAGILAALAVLEIHRRIRTQNASGS